A DNA window from Moorella thermoacetica contains the following coding sequences:
- a CDS encoding DedA family protein, which produces MSSLLAPLFEFITSAIASFGYPGIAVAMALESACIPLPSEVILPFGGYLVSTGSLGFWGTVLAGTIGGTIGSIVAYFVGLRGGRPFLRKYGHYVFFSEKEFAVAEKWFNRYGEATVFFTRLMSVIRTFISLPAGIAAMPFGRFVVYTFLGSLPWSILLVFVGRQLGANWEALSPIFHRFDLIIVAGLILLVFFYWRRHRSRR; this is translated from the coding sequence GTGTCGAGTTTGCTTGCCCCGTTGTTTGAATTCATCACCAGCGCTATCGCCAGCTTCGGTTATCCGGGCATAGCAGTGGCCATGGCCCTGGAGAGTGCCTGCATCCCCCTGCCAAGTGAGGTTATCCTGCCCTTCGGCGGTTACCTGGTCAGTACAGGGTCCCTGGGCTTCTGGGGAACCGTCCTGGCCGGCACCATCGGCGGTACTATCGGCTCTATAGTCGCTTATTTCGTGGGGCTGCGGGGAGGCCGGCCCTTCTTGCGGAAGTACGGCCATTATGTTTTTTTCTCCGAAAAAGAATTCGCCGTAGCCGAGAAGTGGTTTAACCGCTACGGCGAGGCCACTGTTTTCTTTACCAGGCTAATGTCCGTTATTCGCACCTTTATCTCCCTGCCGGCGGGTATCGCCGCCATGCCCTTCGGCCGCTTCGTGGTTTATACCTTCCTGGGCTCACTGCCCTGGTCCATCCTCCTAGTCTTTGTCGGCCGGCAGCTGGGGGCCAACTGGGAAGCCCTGAGTCCCATTTTCCATCGCTTCGACTTAATTATAGTCGCCGGTCTGATCCTACTGGTTTTCTTTTACTGGCGCCGCCACCGCAGCCGCCGGTAA
- a CDS encoding S-layer homology domain-containing protein, with protein MRKVSLTGLILFFMFLPWGTAWAGPTAGELLALLPPGAGQATELTQGGFAVMLAVAAGIKGDAETGELPVDVPPESWYTPALRALWQQGIIQGYPNGTLRPEQPITSLEAVILTARAMGLPNEIGGREDNPLPGEIPYGLSQYAFFQQQGLLPPGEPLAPMSPAEAARWLAAVFGSETRAGNLLARCRQVLAGKEAIRVRGTVSLQFYNRPGLPTTAELDRMVIYGDVLNEVSMTGKMHQLVTLHLEKKQEMTIEQFVSGGYLYRRVTGSGRETGEWQRLSFAPDVSLLLRQQQNLGLPAGIFPFLHYHLLGEREIAGRHVVGVSFYARQNNPGAPGDLLPLQVFSGSVDDYFSQPGKLIRSLSYWGVIYLDSESLLPVKIDLNLVMAFEPAPGGQPAVMAAMEARFQGKDYNFDDFKIELPAAAVAAPVKENQ; from the coding sequence ATGCGCAAAGTAAGCTTGACGGGGCTGATCCTATTTTTTATGTTCCTGCCCTGGGGCACGGCCTGGGCCGGCCCCACCGCCGGCGAACTCCTGGCCCTGCTGCCGCCGGGAGCTGGGCAGGCAACGGAATTGACCCAGGGCGGTTTTGCGGTCATGCTGGCGGTTGCTGCCGGGATTAAGGGCGATGCCGAAACCGGCGAGCTGCCCGTGGATGTGCCACCGGAAAGCTGGTACACCCCGGCGCTGCGGGCTCTGTGGCAACAGGGGATTATCCAGGGTTATCCCAACGGCACCCTGCGGCCGGAGCAACCGATCACCTCCCTGGAAGCGGTAATCCTTACCGCCAGGGCCATGGGATTACCCAACGAGATCGGCGGGCGGGAAGATAATCCCTTGCCTGGGGAGATACCTTATGGCCTTAGCCAGTACGCCTTTTTTCAGCAGCAAGGGTTGTTGCCTCCCGGCGAACCCCTCGCACCCATGAGCCCGGCGGAAGCGGCCAGGTGGCTGGCGGCAGTCTTCGGTTCCGAAACCAGGGCGGGAAACCTTTTGGCCCGGTGCCGCCAGGTCCTGGCAGGTAAAGAGGCCATCCGCGTCAGAGGGACAGTTAGCCTGCAGTTCTATAACCGGCCGGGGTTACCAACTACTGCCGAATTGGACCGCATGGTGATTTATGGCGACGTTCTGAATGAGGTTAGTATGACAGGAAAGATGCACCAGCTGGTGACCCTGCACCTGGAAAAAAAGCAGGAGATGACCATCGAGCAATTTGTCTCAGGTGGGTACCTCTACCGCCGGGTGACAGGCAGTGGAAGGGAAACCGGCGAATGGCAACGTCTATCTTTCGCCCCTGATGTTAGCCTTTTGTTGCGCCAGCAGCAGAACCTGGGCTTGCCGGCCGGCATTTTTCCCTTCCTGCATTACCACCTCCTGGGGGAAAGGGAGATTGCAGGCCGGCACGTGGTGGGGGTCAGCTTTTATGCCCGGCAAAATAACCCCGGGGCCCCCGGTGACCTCCTGCCGCTCCAGGTTTTCAGCGGCAGCGTGGACGATTATTTCAGCCAGCCGGGTAAACTTATCCGCTCCCTGTCTTACTGGGGCGTTATTTACCTCGATTCGGAGAGCCTGCTGCCGGTAAAGATCGACCTTAACCTGGTGATGGCCTTTGAGCCTGCCCCCGGCGGGCAACCGGCAGTTATGGCCGCCATGGAGGCCCGTTTTCAGGGGAAGGACTACAACTTTGACGATTTTAAAATAGAGTTACCGGCGGCTGCGGTGGCGGCGCCAGTAAAAGAAAACCAGTAG